Proteins encoded by one window of Calidithermus timidus DSM 17022:
- a CDS encoding MBL fold metallo-hydrolase — MRLTPYGAARTVTGSCHLVEYQNYRLLLDCGAYQGSEDDRNNEPFGFEPATIDAVVISHAHHDHIGRLPLLIRRGYKGRVYATKPTQLFLPVILEDSLHLMSEERDRLLRKGKQPPPLDWDETDLRELYTRLEVIPLGQSLEFGPLRVRLGDAGHLPGSAFVEVRAGGKRLVFSGDLGHSAKEVLPDLEDATPADLTLCEGTYGDRSHRPFPETIAEFAHILSETLDKGGKVFIPSFALERTQEILFYLRDLEEKRQIPSVRVFVDSPMASKISDIYPSVREYLSEEVRALYRQGRDPFRPRRLEYTQSVEDSKALNELEGPLVIIAGSGMLAGGRILHHLRHGLPGENNALVITGYQPRGGLGRLLIEGAQRVRMFGEDVPVRAHTHTLGGFSGHAGQDELLRWLEGEQRVALVHGEADKLEALRQKLTQQNTRAFLAEWGRAIEV; from the coding sequence ATGCGCCTCACGCCCTACGGAGCCGCCAGGACCGTCACCGGAAGCTGCCATCTAGTTGAGTACCAAAATTACCGCTTGCTGCTGGATTGCGGAGCCTATCAAGGTTCCGAGGACGACCGCAACAACGAGCCTTTTGGCTTCGAGCCAGCGACGATTGATGCAGTGGTGATCTCACACGCACATCACGATCACATAGGCCGCCTGCCGCTGTTGATTCGGCGGGGCTACAAAGGCAGGGTTTACGCCACCAAACCCACACAGCTCTTCCTGCCGGTGATCCTCGAGGACTCCCTGCACCTCATGAGCGAGGAGCGTGACCGCCTGCTGCGCAAGGGCAAGCAGCCCCCACCTCTGGACTGGGATGAAACCGACCTGCGGGAGCTATATACCCGGCTCGAGGTCATCCCGCTGGGGCAAAGCCTCGAGTTCGGACCCCTCCGGGTACGGCTCGGCGACGCAGGCCACCTGCCGGGCAGCGCCTTCGTCGAGGTGAGGGCGGGGGGAAAACGGCTGGTCTTCAGCGGCGACTTGGGTCACAGCGCCAAGGAGGTGCTGCCCGACCTCGAGGATGCCACCCCCGCCGACTTGACGCTGTGCGAGGGCACCTACGGCGACCGCTCGCACCGCCCCTTCCCCGAAACCATCGCCGAGTTCGCCCACATCCTCTCGGAGACCCTGGACAAGGGGGGCAAGGTCTTCATCCCCAGCTTCGCCCTCGAGCGCACCCAGGAAATCCTGTTCTACCTGCGCGACCTCGAGGAGAAGCGCCAAATCCCCAGCGTCCGGGTCTTCGTTGATTCGCCCATGGCCTCCAAGATCAGCGACATCTACCCCTCGGTGCGCGAATACCTCAGTGAGGAGGTGCGAGCGCTTTACCGCCAAGGACGCGATCCCTTCAGGCCCAGGAGGTTGGAGTACACCCAGAGCGTGGAGGACTCCAAGGCCCTCAATGAGCTCGAAGGCCCCCTGGTCATCATCGCCGGAAGCGGGATGCTGGCTGGAGGACGCATCCTGCATCACCTGCGCCACGGTCTACCGGGGGAAAACAACGCCCTGGTGATCACCGGCTACCAGCCCAGGGGAGGGCTGGGGCGACTGCTGATCGAAGGAGCCCAGAGGGTACGCATGTTCGGTGAGGACGTGCCCGTGCGGGCCCACACCCACACCCTCGGCGGCTTCTCCGGCCATGCCGGGCAGGACGAGCTGCTTCGCTGGCTCGAGGGCGAGCAGCGGGTGGCGCTGGTGCACGGGGAAGCAGACAAGCTCGAGGCCCTGCGGCAAAAGCTCACCCAACAAAACACCCGTGCTTTCCTGGCGGAATGGGGTCGGGCAATCGAGGTTTGA
- a CDS encoding WecB/TagA/CpsF family glycosyltransferase produces MQRVEVLGLPVDLVSLEQAVARIGEMLESPGTHQVITLNPEYVVRAQGDPELVQAARESELVTADGVGIVWAVRQLSKQQLPERVSGADLVPALLERFGPKLRVFFLGARPGVAQKAAEKARARWGIQVVGVQDGYFKDEAPIVERIAQARPDLLLVGMGERQDLFIYRNKARLGARVAIGIGGMLDVLSGEVKRVHPLFQRLGLEWLVRIAGDRKRWGRFPRLIQFVRLVQAAKKAHSR; encoded by the coding sequence ATGCAAAGGGTAGAAGTGCTCGGCCTCCCGGTAGACCTCGTCAGCCTCGAGCAGGCCGTCGCGCGCATCGGGGAGATGCTGGAGTCGCCTGGAACCCATCAGGTCATCACCCTCAACCCGGAGTACGTGGTGCGGGCTCAGGGCGACCCCGAGCTCGTGCAAGCCGCACGGGAGAGCGAGCTGGTGACGGCAGACGGCGTGGGCATCGTGTGGGCAGTGCGCCAGCTGAGCAAGCAGCAGTTGCCAGAGCGCGTCAGCGGAGCCGACCTGGTCCCGGCTCTGCTCGAGCGCTTCGGCCCCAAGCTGCGGGTCTTCTTCCTGGGAGCCAGGCCCGGCGTGGCCCAGAAAGCTGCCGAGAAGGCTCGAGCCCGCTGGGGAATCCAGGTCGTCGGGGTGCAAGACGGCTACTTCAAGGACGAAGCCCCGATAGTCGAGCGGATCGCCCAGGCTCGACCCGACCTGCTGCTGGTGGGCATGGGCGAGCGCCAGGATTTGTTCATCTACCGCAACAAGGCCCGGTTGGGAGCCAGGGTAGCCATCGGCATCGGTGGGATGCTGGACGTGCTCTCGGGCGAGGTCAAGCGCGTACATCCGCTATTCCAACGGCTGGGCCTGGAGTGGCTGGTGCGCATCGCCGGCGACCGCAAGCGCTGGGGGCGCTTCCCCCGGCTGATCCAGTTCGTGCGGCTGGTGCAGGCGGCGAAGAAAGCCCATAGCCGATAG
- the scpB gene encoding SMC-Scp complex subunit ScpB, protein MNAAQAQLLAVLFAAGRPVSLAELSALAPEEAVVRELAGLEHWLLQHPIGVQIERVAGGWRLVVHPAHLDAVERVLRPNPPRLSRAALEVLAIVAYQQPITRAELEAVRGRSVDGVLEGLLERELIRVVGEKEAIGRPKLYGTTERFLELFGLESLKELPPLEEGPVLLLRG, encoded by the coding sequence ATGAACGCAGCGCAGGCACAGTTACTGGCGGTACTCTTCGCCGCAGGGCGTCCGGTGAGCCTGGCCGAGCTCTCGGCCCTCGCGCCGGAGGAGGCCGTTGTGCGGGAGCTGGCGGGCCTGGAGCACTGGCTCCTCCAGCATCCCATCGGCGTGCAAATCGAGCGGGTGGCCGGGGGGTGGCGACTGGTGGTCCACCCAGCGCACCTGGATGCGGTCGAGCGGGTCCTGCGGCCCAATCCGCCCCGGCTTTCGCGGGCCGCGCTGGAGGTGCTGGCCATCGTGGCCTACCAGCAGCCCATCACCCGCGCCGAACTCGAGGCCGTGCGTGGGCGCAGCGTGGACGGGGTGCTCGAGGGGTTGCTCGAGCGCGAACTGATCCGCGTAGTAGGCGAAAAGGAGGCCATAGGCCGACCAAAGCTCTACGGCACCACCGAGCGCTTTTTGGAGCTCTTTGGCCTGGAGAGCCTCAAGGAGCTGCCCCCGCTCGAGGAAGGCCCAGTGTTGCTGCTGCGGGGCTGA
- a CDS encoding type II toxin-antitoxin system RatA family toxin: protein MPHVQSEIFIPKPPTHVYACAKDLAGLKPYLKDVQSLQVLEDHGNRSKSEWVAVAMGKKVHWIEEEEWFDAELRNRFRSPEGDFDKYEGSWVFEEADGGTRVRLELEYELNIPIFGGLLQKLVLKLMKENCDGLLAGLKERAMA, encoded by the coding sequence ATGCCGCACGTGCAATCTGAAATCTTCATCCCCAAGCCGCCCACCCACGTCTACGCCTGCGCCAAGGACCTCGCGGGGCTCAAGCCCTACCTCAAGGACGTCCAGAGCTTGCAGGTGCTCGAGGACCACGGCAACCGCTCCAAAAGCGAGTGGGTGGCGGTGGCGATGGGCAAGAAGGTGCACTGGATCGAGGAGGAGGAGTGGTTCGACGCCGAGCTGCGCAACCGCTTCAGAAGCCCCGAGGGCGATTTCGACAAGTACGAGGGCAGCTGGGTCTTCGAGGAGGCCGACGGGGGTACGAGGGTCAGGCTCGAGCTCGAGTACGAGCTCAATATCCCCATCTTCGGCGGGCTGCTGCAAAAGCTCGTGCTCAAGCTGATGAAGGAAAACTGCGACGGGCTGCTGGCCGGGCTCAAGGAGCGGGCCATGGCCTGA
- a CDS encoding YbaK/EbsC family protein gives MLSPSAQKVQDVLRERGFGELEVVEMPVSTRTAQEAADAVGCSVGQIVKSLIFRGAESGRPYLLLVSGSKRVDEVKVGERLGERLERAKPDWVREVSGFAIGGVPPVGHATPLEALIDPDLLQYEQVWAAAGTPNALFALTPQQLVALTGGRVMAVN, from the coding sequence ATGCTCAGCCCGAGCGCCCAAAAGGTTCAGGATGTCCTTCGCGAGCGGGGCTTTGGCGAACTCGAGGTCGTCGAGATGCCCGTCTCCACCCGCACCGCCCAGGAAGCCGCCGACGCGGTGGGGTGCAGCGTGGGCCAGATCGTTAAGTCCCTCATCTTCCGCGGGGCGGAGTCGGGCAGGCCCTACCTGCTTTTGGTCAGCGGCTCCAAGCGCGTGGACGAGGTGAAGGTGGGGGAGAGGCTGGGGGAGCGGCTCGAGCGGGCCAAGCCCGACTGGGTGCGCGAAGTGAGCGGCTTCGCCATCGGCGGGGTGCCCCCGGTGGGTCACGCCACTCCCCTCGAGGCCCTCATCGACCCCGACCTGCTGCAATACGAGCAGGTGTGGGCCGCGGCGGGCACGCCTAACGCCCTCTTCGCACTCACCCCCCAGCAACTCGTGGCCCTGACCGGTGGCCGCGTGATGGCGGTAAATTAG
- a CDS encoding GTP-binding protein, with the protein MAKGVFERTKPHVNVGTIGHVDHGKTTLTAAITFVAAAANPSIEVQDYDQIDKAPEEKARGITINTAHVEYETAQRHYSHVXCPGHADYVKNMITGAAQMDGAILVVSGTDGPMPQTREHILLARQVGVPYIVVFLNKV; encoded by the coding sequence ATGGCGAAAGGTGTATTCGAGAGGACGAAACCGCACGTAAACGTGGGGACGATCGGGCACGTAGACCACGGGAAGACGACGCTGACGGCGGCGATCACGTTTGTAGCGGCGGCGGCGAACCCGAGCATCGAGGTGCAGGACTACGACCAGATCGACAAGGCGCCGGAGGAGAAGGCGCGTGGGATCACGATCAACACGGCGCACGTGGAGTACGAGACGGCCCAGCGGCACTACAGCCACGTNGANTGCCCGGGGCACGCGGACTACGTGAAGAACATGATCACGGGAGCGGCACAGATGGACGGGGCGATCTTGGTGGTGTCTGGGACCGATGGACCGATGCCGCAGACGCGCGAACACATCCTGCTGGCTCGGCAGGTAGGGGTGCCGTACATCGTGGTGTTTTTGAACAAAGT
- the cysS gene encoding cysteine--tRNA ligase, whose translation MPLQIYNTLTRQKEPFVPGTPGYVGIYFCGPTVYGDPHLGHARGPITYDVLRRWLEHSGYKVRFVSNITDVGHLVDDADEGEDKVQKRAKLERLEPMEVAEKYMWAYFDDMRDLNVRRPDIAPRAAGHIPEQIDLVQRLLERGYAYVRGGSVYFRVRAWPSFGKLANRQLEEQEAGARVEVREEKEDPRDFALWKSADPEHIMRWKSPWGEGYPGWHIECSAMSLKYLGEGFDIHSGGIDLQFPHHEAEIAQAEAAGYRFARYWMHHNHVLLGGEKMAKSTGNFVVLRDLLTRHEPITVRFYLLSSHYRSVMDFTWEGLEAAKQGYMRLLNAYREIRRQVAEAPAGRHAGLEQAIDALETRFAAALDDDLNTAQALAALFEFVTEFNRAMPDKPGRDTLARAEEVFGRLGEGVLGLFPKRVLEASLGGELLDGLIKLLLEIREEARRERNFTLSDQIRNRLAELGLAVEDTREGPKWKVGV comes from the coding sequence ATGCCTCTGCAGATTTACAACACCCTCACCCGCCAGAAAGAGCCCTTCGTGCCCGGCACGCCCGGCTACGTGGGTATCTACTTCTGCGGCCCCACGGTCTACGGCGACCCCCACCTAGGCCACGCCCGCGGCCCCATCACCTACGACGTGCTCAGGCGATGGCTGGAGCATAGCGGCTACAAGGTGCGCTTCGTCTCCAACATCACCGATGTGGGCCACCTCGTAGACGACGCCGACGAGGGCGAGGACAAGGTGCAGAAGCGGGCTAAGCTCGAGCGGCTTGAGCCGATGGAGGTCGCCGAGAAGTACATGTGGGCCTACTTCGACGACATGAGGGACCTCAACGTGCGCCGCCCCGACATCGCTCCCCGCGCCGCCGGGCACATCCCCGAGCAGATCGACCTCGTCCAACGGCTGCTCGAGCGCGGCTACGCCTACGTGCGCGGCGGTTCGGTCTATTTCCGGGTGAGGGCCTGGCCCAGCTTCGGCAAGCTCGCCAACCGCCAGCTCGAGGAGCAGGAGGCTGGAGCACGGGTGGAGGTGCGCGAGGAGAAGGAGGACCCCCGCGACTTCGCGCTGTGGAAGAGCGCCGACCCCGAGCACATCATGCGTTGGAAGAGCCCTTGGGGCGAGGGTTACCCTGGCTGGCACATCGAGTGCAGCGCCATGAGCCTGAAGTACCTGGGCGAGGGTTTCGACATCCACTCCGGCGGCATCGACCTGCAATTCCCCCACCACGAAGCCGAGATCGCCCAGGCCGAGGCGGCTGGTTACCGCTTCGCCCGCTACTGGATGCACCACAACCACGTGTTGCTGGGCGGCGAGAAGATGGCCAAGAGCACCGGCAACTTCGTGGTGCTGCGCGACCTGCTCACCCGGCACGAGCCCATCACGGTGCGCTTCTACCTGCTGAGCAGCCACTACCGCAGCGTGATGGACTTCACCTGGGAGGGCCTCGAGGCCGCCAAGCAGGGCTACATGCGCCTGCTCAACGCCTACCGCGAGATCCGCCGCCAGGTTGCCGAAGCCCCGGCTGGGCGGCATGCCGGGCTCGAGCAGGCCATCGACGCGCTCGAGACCCGCTTCGCCGCCGCCCTCGACGACGACCTCAACACCGCCCAGGCCCTGGCCGCACTCTTCGAGTTCGTCACCGAGTTCAACCGCGCCATGCCGGACAAGCCAGGCCGGGACACGCTGGCGCGGGCCGAGGAGGTCTTCGGCAGGCTGGGTGAGGGGGTGCTGGGCCTGTTCCCCAAGCGGGTGCTCGAGGCCAGCCTGGGCGGCGAATTGCTCGACGGCCTCATCAAGCTGCTGCTCGAGATCCGCGAGGAAGCTCGCCGCGAGCGCAACTTCACCCTCTCCGACCAGATCCGCAACCGCCTCGCGGAGCTCGGCCTCGCCGTGGAGGACACCCGGGAAGGGCCGAAGTGGAAGGTAGGGGTGTAG
- a CDS encoding 2-phosphosulfolactate phosphatase, which produces MRLRVDLQRNKDSYTDQIIAVAVFHGSAIGALLSQGAREVWVAPSVRSARSLAQPGDVLLGEEEGIPPEGFHHSLSLRDLLKIDFSGKRAIVFAYTLCKALAPSDTRVMLGYFRNAKAVVEASLQAREEVALVCASDASGEPSLGNILAAGFLARRIQQLTKAEHLEGALLASSLLRAFPDPQEGLFASAAGQRRYRMGRSEDLALASLIGVEDVIPELKEVRVLGAKEHGLSKDRPVYRFGRRGE; this is translated from the coding sequence ATGCGTTTGCGGGTCGACCTTCAACGAAACAAGGACAGTTATACCGACCAGATCATCGCAGTCGCGGTTTTCCACGGCAGCGCGATCGGAGCCTTGCTCAGCCAGGGGGCCCGCGAAGTCTGGGTCGCACCGAGCGTCCGATCGGCCCGGTCACTGGCACAGCCTGGCGACGTCCTGCTGGGCGAAGAAGAGGGCATCCCACCCGAGGGCTTCCACCACAGCCTTTCCCTGCGGGACCTGCTCAAGATCGACTTCAGCGGCAAGCGGGCCATCGTCTTCGCCTATACCCTCTGCAAGGCCCTGGCCCCCAGCGACACACGGGTAATGTTGGGCTACTTCCGCAATGCCAAAGCAGTGGTGGAAGCCAGCCTCCAAGCCCGCGAGGAAGTAGCGCTGGTGTGCGCCTCCGACGCGAGTGGGGAACCCAGCCTGGGGAACATCCTGGCGGCGGGGTTTCTGGCCAGGCGCATCCAGCAGCTCACCAAAGCGGAGCACCTCGAGGGCGCGCTGTTGGCCTCGAGCCTGCTCAGAGCCTTTCCCGACCCCCAGGAGGGGCTTTTCGCCAGCGCCGCCGGGCAGCGCCGCTACCGCATGGGCCGCAGCGAGGATTTGGCCCTGGCCAGCTTGATCGGCGTTGAAGACGTAATCCCCGAGCTCAAGGAGGTGCGGGTGCTGGGGGCAAAAGAACACGGCCTGAGCAAAGACCGCCCGGTCTACCGCTTTGGCCGCCGGGGGGAATGA
- a CDS encoding type II secretion system F family protein, which produces MPSFNYKARDREGRLIAAVIEAEDIRTAARSLRDKGFFVAEIKEQGRGLQAEIKLPGLERGPGLKDLAVFSRQLATMLSAGLPIVQSLAILEKQTENKKFREIIKEIRTEVEGGTTFSDALSKHRLFSRLYINLVKAGETSGTLDAILDRLATFLEKDLELRGKIRSALTYPAIVFVFAVGVTYFLLTGVVPQFAGILTGLGSELPLLTRLLIAISDALRAGTLFIVLLAIVGFFAYRSYYRTEQGRRVIDRIKLRMPVFGNLNKKSALARFSRTFGLLITSGVNIVESLDITKGTAGNAIIEDILEETKTTIQAGEPVYATIQAYPQVFPPMVGSMIAIGEETGALDVMLQKIGDFYEREVDEAVSSLTAAIEPIMIVFLGGVVGLIVAGMFLPLFQIINTLSNQ; this is translated from the coding sequence ATGCCTAGCTTCAACTACAAAGCTCGTGATCGTGAGGGGCGCCTGATCGCTGCGGTGATCGAAGCCGAGGACATTCGCACGGCTGCCCGCTCCCTTCGTGACAAGGGCTTTTTCGTCGCCGAGATCAAGGAGCAGGGCCGGGGTTTACAGGCGGAAATCAAGCTCCCCGGCCTCGAGCGCGGCCCCGGCCTCAAGGACCTCGCGGTCTTCAGCCGCCAGCTCGCCACCATGCTCTCGGCGGGGCTGCCCATCGTGCAGTCGCTGGCCATCCTCGAGAAGCAGACCGAGAACAAGAAGTTCCGCGAGATCATCAAGGAGATCCGCACCGAGGTGGAGGGTGGAACCACCTTCAGCGACGCGCTTTCCAAGCACAGGCTCTTCTCGCGCCTGTACATCAACCTGGTCAAGGCTGGGGAGACCTCGGGCACCCTCGACGCCATCCTCGACCGGCTGGCGACCTTCCTGGAGAAGGACCTCGAGCTGCGCGGCAAGATCCGCTCGGCCCTGACCTATCCCGCTATCGTCTTCGTCTTCGCTGTCGGCGTGACCTACTTCCTGCTGACCGGGGTGGTTCCCCAGTTTGCCGGGATTCTGACCGGGCTCGGTTCGGAGCTGCCCCTGCTGACGCGCCTCCTGATTGCCATCTCCGACGCATTGCGTGCGGGCACGTTGTTCATCGTTCTCCTGGCCATCGTGGGCTTCTTCGCTTACCGCTCTTACTACCGCACCGAGCAGGGACGCCGGGTGATCGACCGCATCAAGCTGCGGATGCCGGTCTTCGGCAACCTCAACAAGAAGAGCGCCCTCGCTCGCTTCTCGCGCACCTTCGGCCTGCTCATCACCAGCGGCGTCAACATCGTCGAATCGCTCGACATCACCAAGGGCACGGCGGGCAACGCCATCATCGAGGACATCCTCGAGGAGACCAAGACCACCATCCAGGCCGGTGAGCCCGTCTACGCCACCATCCAGGCTTACCCCCAGGTCTTCCCGCCCATGGTGGGCTCGATGATCGCCATCGGCGAGGAGACCGGCGCGCTCGACGTGATGCTGCAGAAAATCGGCGACTTCTACGAGCGCGAGGTGGACGAGGCCGTGAGCAGCCTCACTGCGGCCATCGAGCCCATCATGATCGTGTTCTTGGGGGGCGTGGTGGGCCTGATCGTGGCGGGGATGTTCCTGCCGCTGTTCCAGATCATCAACACCCTTTCCAACCAGTAA
- a CDS encoding M20 family metallopeptidase: MTPLAYFESHLPSILADLEAIVCLESPSHDLLGLEAVAAWIKTRFGRFAELRHEDSKNGPILSLKFGHSGPKVLVLCHYDTVHPRGVFGWKVEGERAYGPGVYDMKGNIVQLLWALRANDEMGLGLPRLELLFTPDEEVGSPASREAIETAARRNELVLVLEAPMGNGDLKVARKGTGMYTLTAQGKPAHQGVEPEKGVNAVVELAHQILKIVALQDWEKGTTLGPNKVQGGTAVNVVAAEASVTVDFRVWTMAEYERLEAAFRGLQPVLPGARLRLSGGLNRPPMEPSPASLELFERARRVGASLGLSLGAGRVGGGSDGNFTAALGVPTLDGLGLFGADAHQLTEHVVIPEIPRRTALLSGLLADLAAC; encoded by the coding sequence GTGACCCCGCTTGCCTACTTCGAATCCCACCTTCCCAGCATCCTCGCCGACCTCGAGGCCATCGTCTGCCTCGAATCCCCCTCCCACGACCTTCTGGGGCTCGAGGCCGTAGCGGCCTGGATCAAGACGCGCTTTGGCCGCTTCGCTGAGCTCAGGCACGAGGACAGCAAAAACGGTCCCATCTTGAGCCTGAAATTCGGCCACAGTGGCCCCAAGGTCCTTGTGCTGTGCCACTACGACACCGTGCATCCGCGCGGGGTCTTCGGGTGGAAGGTCGAGGGCGAACGGGCCTATGGTCCTGGCGTCTACGACATGAAGGGCAACATCGTGCAGCTCTTGTGGGCGCTGCGCGCCAACGACGAGATGGGCCTGGGGCTGCCGCGGCTCGAGCTGCTCTTCACCCCCGACGAGGAGGTGGGCTCGCCGGCTTCGCGCGAGGCCATCGAGACGGCGGCCCGGCGCAATGAGCTGGTGCTGGTGCTCGAGGCCCCCATGGGCAACGGTGACCTCAAGGTCGCACGTAAAGGCACGGGCATGTACACCCTCACCGCCCAGGGCAAGCCCGCCCACCAGGGCGTCGAACCCGAGAAGGGCGTCAACGCGGTGGTCGAGCTGGCCCACCAGATTCTCAAGATCGTGGCCCTGCAGGACTGGGAAAAGGGCACTACCCTCGGCCCCAACAAGGTCCAAGGCGGCACCGCCGTCAACGTGGTGGCCGCCGAGGCCTCGGTGACGGTGGACTTCCGGGTGTGGACCATGGCCGAGTACGAGCGCCTCGAGGCGGCTTTCAGGGGCCTGCAGCCCGTCCTGCCCGGCGCGCGGCTGCGCCTGAGCGGCGGCCTCAACCGCCCGCCCATGGAGCCCAGCCCGGCCTCGCTGGAACTCTTCGAGCGGGCCAGGCGCGTCGGGGCTTCGCTGGGCCTCAGCCTGGGCGCGGGTCGCGTGGGGGGCGGCTCCGACGGCAACTTCACCGCTGCGCTGGGCGTGCCCACCCTCGACGGCCTGGGTCTTTTCGGCGCGGATGCCCACCAGCTCACCGAGCACGTCGTCATCCCCGAGATCCCCCGCCGCACCGCGCTGCTGTCAGGTCTGCTGGCCGACCTGGCGGCTTGCTGA